In Zobellia roscoffensis, the following are encoded in one genomic region:
- a CDS encoding FAD:protein FMN transferase, with protein MRQVIYILTFLFFSSGFAQEKKLVTVHKAMELMGTRFDVTVVSSNEDLGYINIEEATAEIQRIENMISAWNPDSETSLINLNAGVKPVKVSQELFMLIERAKQISEITDGAFDISFASMDNIWRFDGSMTEFPPYEAVRESVKNVGYENIILDPLEKTVYLSKKGMKISFGAIGKGYAADKAKELLVSKQVLGGIINAAGDLTTWGTKATGEKWLIGIANPLSDEKIFSWLPIVESSVATSGNSEKFVIFDGLKYSHILDPRTGYPSLGINSVSIFAKSAELCDALATAVYIMGKEEGLALINQLGGTEVILVDAANKVYTSSGILLDELPKD; from the coding sequence GTGAGACAGGTGATTTACATACTTACTTTTCTCTTCTTTTCTAGTGGTTTTGCTCAAGAAAAGAAACTTGTAACTGTCCATAAGGCTATGGAGCTTATGGGTACACGGTTTGATGTTACTGTGGTGTCTAGTAATGAGGATTTAGGGTATATAAATATTGAAGAGGCTACAGCAGAGATTCAGAGAATCGAAAATATGATTTCGGCATGGAATCCGGATTCAGAAACTTCATTAATAAATTTAAACGCTGGTGTAAAGCCTGTAAAAGTGAGTCAAGAGTTGTTTATGCTCATTGAAAGGGCGAAGCAGATTTCTGAAATCACTGATGGTGCTTTTGATATTTCTTTTGCTTCCATGGATAATATTTGGAGGTTTGATGGTTCCATGACTGAATTTCCTCCCTATGAAGCGGTTCGTGAATCTGTGAAAAATGTAGGTTACGAAAACATAATTTTGGATCCGTTGGAGAAAACCGTTTACCTGAGTAAAAAGGGAATGAAAATATCCTTTGGAGCTATAGGTAAAGGCTATGCAGCAGATAAGGCCAAGGAGCTTTTAGTGTCTAAACAGGTGCTTGGTGGTATAATTAATGCTGCTGGTGATCTTACAACATGGGGGACGAAAGCAACCGGCGAAAAGTGGTTGATTGGTATAGCAAACCCATTAAGCGATGAGAAGATTTTTTCTTGGCTACCTATTGTTGAGTCTTCCGTAGCCACATCTGGGAATTCTGAAAAATTCGTCATTTTTGATGGGCTTAAATATTCTCATATTTTAGATCCTAGAACGGGCTACCCTTCTTTAGGGATTAATAGTGTTTCAATTTTTGCAAAAAGTGCAGAGTTATGTGACGCCTTGGCTACAGCAGTTTATATAATGGGTAAAGAAGAAGGGCTTGCTTTAATAAACCAGTTAGGTGGTACTGAAGTTATTTTGGTAGATGCCGCTAATAAGGTCTATACGAGCAGTGGTATTCTGTTGGATGAATTGCCTAAAGATTAA
- a CDS encoding thioredoxin family protein yields the protein MKKFYFLVFMIIATSLSAQKWEDSYQDAVALTKKENKNLLLVFAGSDWCGPCIKLDKTIWQSEDFKKFAETDLVLYKADFPRKKANKLNQELIAQNNDLAERYNSKGHFPLVVLLNEDEKVIGKTGYLKLSPAEYITHLKSMFE from the coding sequence ATGAAAAAGTTTTACTTCTTGGTATTTATGATAATTGCAACGTCGCTTTCTGCCCAAAAATGGGAAGATAGCTACCAAGATGCCGTGGCTCTTACAAAAAAGGAAAACAAGAATTTGCTACTTGTTTTTGCGGGCTCGGATTGGTGTGGACCTTGTATAAAGTTAGATAAGACCATATGGCAATCAGAAGATTTTAAAAAATTTGCAGAGACCGATTTGGTTCTTTATAAAGCAGATTTTCCAAGAAAAAAAGCGAATAAACTTAATCAGGAGCTTATAGCTCAAAACAATGATTTAGCGGAAAGGTATAATTCAAAAGGTCATTTTCCTTTAGTTGTTCTGTTGAATGAAGATGAGAAGGTTATTGGAAAAACGGGTTATCTAAAGCTTTCCCCCGCAGAATATATAACACACTTAAAATCTATGTTTGAGTGA
- a CDS encoding QcrA and Rieske domain-containing protein, translating to MERKHFLKTLGASAAFALAFPCLHGCSSDNEDEIEGEGNTPVPTGIDFTLDLEASENAKLAENGGFILKNLVVVARNSEGEFVAASQVCSHQGYEEVRFVDLDGGIFYCDVHGSRFEQNGTPINKVDGATAKTLKIFKTELNGNMLRVFE from the coding sequence ATGGAAAGAAAACACTTTTTGAAAACCTTAGGAGCTAGTGCTGCATTTGCTCTTGCTTTTCCATGTTTGCATGGTTGTTCTAGTGACAATGAGGATGAAATTGAGGGTGAAGGCAACACTCCCGTACCTACCGGAATTGATTTTACTTTAGATTTAGAAGCTTCAGAAAATGCAAAACTTGCAGAGAACGGCGGGTTTATATTGAAAAATTTAGTCGTTGTAGCTAGGAATTCGGAAGGAGAATTTGTTGCAGCTAGTCAAGTTTGTAGTCATCAAGGCTATGAAGAAGTGCGTTTTGTTGATTTGGATGGTGGTATCTTTTATTGTGATGTACACGGGTCTCGTTTTGAGCAAAACGGAACGCCAATCAATAAGGTAGATGGGGCAACAGCAAAAACATTGAAGATTTTTAAAACCGAATTAAACGGTAATATGTTACGCGTATTTGAATAA
- a CDS encoding AIR synthase related protein codes for MSSSTSERYSQRGVSASKEDVHNAIKNIDKGLFPKAFCKIVPDYLTNDDAYCLVMHADGAGTKSSLAYMYWKETGDISVWKGIAQDALIMNIDDLICVGATDNIMLSSTIGRNKNLIPGEVISEIINGTEELINDLAEHGLTIRSTGGETADVGDLVRTIIVDSTVTARLKKKDVIDNANIKAGDVIVGLASFGQATYEKEYNGGMGSNGLTSARHDVFSKYLAEKYPESFDASVPEDLVYSGSTKLTDKIDENVPLDAGKLVLSPTRTYAPIVKKILNKYTSEDIHGMVHCSGGAQTKILHFVDELHIIKDNLFPVPPLFKLIQEQSGTDWKEMYQVFNCGHRLEIYTNESVAKDLIAISESFGVDARIVGRVEASTSKKLTIQSTYGKFVY; via the coding sequence ATGAGTTCGTCTACTAGTGAAAGATACAGCCAAAGAGGAGTTTCCGCCTCAAAAGAAGATGTGCACAATGCAATTAAGAATATTGATAAAGGACTCTTTCCTAAGGCGTTCTGTAAAATTGTGCCGGATTATTTAACGAACGATGATGCGTATTGTTTGGTAATGCACGCAGATGGTGCTGGCACCAAATCATCATTGGCTTATATGTACTGGAAAGAAACAGGTGATATTTCTGTGTGGAAAGGTATAGCTCAAGATGCGCTTATTATGAACATAGATGATCTTATCTGTGTGGGTGCTACTGATAATATTATGCTTTCTTCTACTATAGGGCGTAATAAAAACTTAATTCCAGGTGAGGTAATATCCGAAATCATAAACGGTACTGAAGAGCTTATAAATGATTTGGCGGAGCATGGTCTAACCATCCGTTCTACAGGTGGTGAAACAGCAGATGTTGGGGATTTGGTACGTACTATAATTGTAGATTCTACGGTAACAGCTCGCTTAAAGAAAAAGGACGTTATAGATAATGCTAATATTAAGGCAGGAGATGTAATAGTTGGTTTAGCATCGTTCGGTCAAGCTACTTATGAGAAAGAATATAACGGAGGTATGGGCAGTAATGGACTTACTTCTGCCAGACATGATGTTTTTTCAAAGTATCTAGCTGAAAAATACCCGGAGAGCTTTGATGCTTCCGTACCTGAGGATTTAGTGTATTCCGGCAGTACAAAATTAACGGATAAAATTGATGAAAATGTACCATTGGATGCTGGTAAGTTGGTGTTGTCTCCAACTAGAACCTATGCGCCAATTGTAAAGAAAATTTTGAATAAATATACCTCTGAAGATATTCATGGAATGGTGCATTGTAGTGGCGGTGCCCAGACTAAAATCCTTCATTTTGTAGATGAACTTCATATTATAAAAGATAATCTTTTTCCTGTTCCTCCTCTTTTTAAATTGATTCAAGAACAATCGGGTACGGATTGGAAAGAAATGTATCAGGTGTTTAACTGTGGTCATCGTCTTGAGATTTATACTAATGAGAGTGTGGCCAAAGATTTAATCGCTATTTCAGAAAGTTTTGGTGTAGATGCCCGGATTGTAGGTAGGGTAGAAGCTAGTACTTCTAAGAAACTGACTATCCAGAGTACTTATGGTAAGTTTGTTTATTAA
- a CDS encoding glutamine synthetase III family protein, whose protein sequence is MSRQRFDAIAESRKRERISVDEKGRRSELYANNVFNNERMLQYLTKDALASVQGAIFSGSKIDRKIADQVAESMKSWAIEMGATHYTHWFQPLTGATAEKHDAFFDLMPDGRALEKFGGGQLVQQEPDASSFPSGGIRNTFEARGYTAWDPTSPAFVYDTTLCIPTVFVSYTGEALDNKAPLLRALSAVDEAATAVAKFFDKTVVKVNATLGWEQEYFLVDKELAASRIDISLTGRTLVGHSAAKGQQLDDHYFGVIPLRAINFMKDLEVECMLLGIPVKTRHNEVAPNQFELAPVFEEANLAVDHNLLLMDVMDRIADKHHLKVLFHEKPFAEINGSGKHNNWSLATDTGVNLLSPGSTPMKNLQFLTFFINTIKAVDRYEELLRSSIASASNDHRLGANEAPPAILSIFVGKQLGSVLDELEGVSKGKLSPEEKTELKLNVVGKIPEILLDNTDRNRTSPFAFTGNKFEMRGVGSKTNCAKPMTILNTIVAKQLQEFKKEVDALVDKKSLKKDEAVFNVLREYIKTSKRIRFDGDGYSDEWEKEAKRRKLSNNKNTPQALQILTSKESLDLFESMGVMSEKEVAARQEVELDAYILHIQIEGRVFNELVYNHIIPSVIEYQNMLIKNVLGLKEIYGAAHRKLTDGQSGIIEQIAEHITELKKQTDAMTDARRKANKLTDTHKKAFAYSDNVKPYFDEIRMHCDKLERLVDNRFWPLTKYRELLSIK, encoded by the coding sequence ATGTCTAGACAGCGATTTGATGCTATTGCCGAGAGCAGAAAGAGAGAACGCATAAGTGTTGATGAAAAGGGCCGTAGGTCAGAACTTTATGCAAACAATGTGTTCAATAATGAACGAATGTTGCAGTACCTTACCAAAGATGCTTTGGCTAGTGTACAGGGGGCGATTTTTTCCGGATCAAAAATTGATAGAAAGATTGCAGATCAGGTAGCTGAATCTATGAAATCTTGGGCTATTGAAATGGGGGCTACGCATTATACGCACTGGTTTCAGCCTCTTACAGGGGCTACCGCCGAGAAGCATGATGCCTTTTTTGATTTGATGCCTGATGGTAGGGCTCTGGAGAAATTTGGAGGCGGACAATTGGTGCAGCAAGAGCCGGATGCATCTAGTTTTCCTAGTGGTGGAATACGTAATACTTTTGAGGCGCGAGGGTACACGGCATGGGATCCAACAAGTCCTGCTTTTGTGTATGATACCACATTATGTATACCTACCGTATTTGTTTCGTATACCGGCGAAGCTTTAGATAACAAGGCACCTTTATTACGAGCTTTGAGTGCGGTTGATGAAGCGGCGACGGCGGTTGCCAAGTTTTTTGATAAAACTGTGGTGAAAGTAAATGCAACTTTAGGTTGGGAGCAAGAATATTTTTTGGTGGATAAAGAACTTGCTGCTTCGCGTATAGATATTAGTTTAACGGGGCGTACTTTGGTGGGGCATTCCGCAGCAAAAGGGCAGCAATTAGATGATCATTATTTTGGGGTGATTCCGCTAAGGGCTATTAATTTTATGAAGGATTTAGAAGTGGAGTGTATGCTTCTAGGTATTCCGGTAAAGACTAGACATAATGAGGTGGCGCCCAATCAATTTGAGTTGGCTCCCGTTTTTGAGGAAGCCAATTTGGCTGTAGATCACAACCTTCTTCTAATGGATGTTATGGATCGTATTGCAGATAAACATCACCTTAAAGTTCTTTTTCATGAAAAACCATTTGCTGAAATTAATGGTTCGGGCAAACATAATAACTGGTCTTTAGCTACGGATACTGGTGTTAATTTGTTGAGTCCGGGTTCTACGCCTATGAAGAACCTTCAGTTTTTGACATTTTTTATTAATACCATAAAAGCTGTAGATAGGTATGAAGAGTTGTTGAGGTCTTCCATAGCATCTGCTAGCAATGATCATAGGTTAGGTGCTAATGAAGCACCGCCGGCAATTTTATCCATATTTGTGGGTAAGCAATTAGGTAGTGTATTAGATGAGTTGGAAGGTGTGTCTAAGGGGAAATTATCACCTGAGGAAAAAACGGAACTCAAACTTAACGTTGTTGGTAAAATTCCTGAAATTTTATTAGATAACACGGATCGTAATCGTACTTCGCCATTTGCGTTTACCGGAAATAAGTTTGAAATGCGGGGGGTCGGTTCAAAGACAAATTGCGCCAAGCCAATGACTATTCTAAATACAATTGTGGCCAAGCAGTTGCAAGAATTTAAAAAGGAAGTTGATGCACTGGTAGATAAAAAAAGCCTTAAGAAAGATGAAGCTGTTTTTAATGTGCTGCGAGAATATATCAAAACGTCAAAGCGCATTCGTTTTGATGGTGACGGGTATAGTGATGAGTGGGAGAAAGAAGCTAAGAGAAGAAAATTAAGCAACAATAAGAATACGCCACAGGCCCTGCAAATTTTGACTTCAAAAGAAAGCTTAGATCTTTTTGAGTCTATGGGGGTTATGAGTGAAAAAGAGGTTGCGGCAAGACAAGAGGTAGAGTTGGATGCTTATATTTTGCATATTCAGATAGAAGGCAGGGTGTTTAATGAGTTGGTGTACAATCATATTATTCCGTCTGTTATAGAATATCAAAATATGTTGATTAAAAATGTTCTTGGCTTAAAGGAGATATATGGTGCTGCCCACAGGAAATTGACGGATGGCCAATCTGGAATTATAGAGCAAATTGCGGAGCATATCACAGAGCTTAAAAAACAGACAGACGCTATGACGGATGCAAGAAGAAAGGCTAATAAACTTACTGATACACATAAGAAAGCTTTTGCATATAGTGATAATGTAAAGCCATATTTTGATGAAATACGGATGCATTGTGATAAATTAGAGCGATTGGTTGATAATCGTTTTTGGCCACTGACCAAGTATCGGGAGTTGTTGTCCATTAAATAA
- a CDS encoding glutamine synthetase beta-grasp domain-containing protein — MSKTKLEYIWLDGYFPTQNMRSKTKVVNDFGGKLEDCDMWSFDGSSTRQAEGGSSDCLLKPVAIYPDPARRDAYLVMTEVMNADGTPHVSNGRATIDDDDNDFWFGFEQEYFIMDTATQLPLGFPIGGYPAPQGMYYCSVGGKNTHGRDIVEEHADLCIDAGLNFEGINQEVASGQWEFQLFAKGAKKAGDEIWIARYLLDRLTEQHGYYIEYHPKPLGKDMDWNGSGMHANFSNEVLRTCGDKATYEKICEAFRPVVKEHIAVYGEFNDQRLTGEHETASINDFSFGISDRGASIRIPIITVEQGWKGWLEDRRPASNGDPYKIAGRIIKTVKSAKI, encoded by the coding sequence ATGAGCAAAACAAAATTAGAGTACATCTGGTTGGATGGATATTTCCCTACACAGAACATGCGTAGCAAGACTAAAGTCGTAAATGATTTTGGCGGAAAATTAGAAGATTGTGATATGTGGTCTTTTGATGGAAGTTCAACAAGACAAGCAGAAGGCGGATCTTCAGATTGCTTGTTAAAACCAGTTGCTATTTACCCTGACCCTGCACGTAGAGATGCTTACTTAGTAATGACCGAAGTTATGAATGCTGATGGTACTCCGCACGTTTCAAACGGAAGAGCTACTATTGATGATGATGACAACGATTTCTGGTTCGGTTTTGAGCAAGAATACTTTATTATGGATACTGCTACTCAACTTCCTTTAGGTTTCCCTATTGGTGGCTACCCTGCTCCACAAGGAATGTACTACTGTTCAGTAGGTGGTAAAAATACTCACGGTAGAGATATCGTAGAAGAGCACGCTGACCTTTGTATTGATGCTGGATTGAACTTTGAAGGAATTAACCAAGAGGTTGCTTCTGGACAATGGGAATTTCAATTGTTTGCTAAAGGTGCTAAAAAAGCAGGAGATGAAATCTGGATTGCCAGATACCTTTTAGATAGATTAACAGAACAACACGGTTACTACATTGAGTACCATCCTAAGCCATTAGGAAAAGACATGGACTGGAACGGTTCTGGTATGCATGCTAACTTCTCTAACGAAGTTTTAAGAACATGTGGTGACAAAGCAACATATGAGAAAATATGTGAAGCTTTCCGTCCAGTAGTAAAAGAACACATTGCTGTTTACGGTGAATTTAACGACCAACGTTTAACCGGTGAGCACGAAACTGCTTCAATAAACGACTTTAGTTTTGGTATTTCTGATAGAGGTGCCTCTATCCGTATTCCGATTATTACAGTAGAGCAAGGATGGAAAGGTTGGTTAGAAGACAGAAGACCTGCTTCTAACGGTGATCCATACAAGATTGCCGGTAGAATTATCAAAACAGTTAAATCTGCTAAGATTTAA
- a CDS encoding glycerophosphodiester phosphodiesterase, whose amino-acid sequence MKKMTFLPIAGLSLLTLFTSCDKLDDFIGGGHHEEEIKRPLVIAHRGAQSIYPEHTLEAYAKAIEMGADYIEPDLVMTKDSFLVARHEPFISGTTNVADVPEFADLKTTKNLDGKEITDWFVSDFTLEQIKKLKAKQARSDRSDNFDGMFQIPTIEEIIALAKSRKTINGNDVGLYPEMKHPYFHNEMGFAIEDALLTVLSRAGMNSYESPVFVQCFEVAPLQYINSKSDVKLVQLISTYNVNADGTLDFNVPEGDFISYAAPFDFYANGDDRTYEYFSTDAGMRFVSSYAEGIGPWKPFVISFTKDESGTIAVLPKTDFVVLAHKYELQVHPYTFRNEDEKWSNGNPEAEYHLFFDAGVDGVFTDYTDDAVNAIHTWEGAKKK is encoded by the coding sequence ATGAAGAAAATGACTTTTTTGCCAATAGCAGGTTTATCTCTGTTAACCTTATTCACTTCTTGTGATAAATTAGATGATTTTATCGGAGGAGGTCATCATGAAGAAGAAATAAAAAGACCATTGGTTATAGCGCATAGAGGTGCGCAGTCCATTTATCCTGAGCACACGTTAGAGGCGTATGCAAAAGCTATTGAAATGGGTGCGGATTATATTGAGCCCGACTTGGTAATGACAAAGGATAGCTTCTTGGTGGCGCGTCATGAGCCATTTATTTCAGGTACCACTAACGTTGCGGACGTACCCGAATTTGCCGACTTAAAAACCACTAAAAATCTGGATGGTAAAGAAATTACAGATTGGTTTGTTTCTGATTTTACTTTGGAGCAAATCAAAAAATTAAAAGCTAAACAAGCGCGTTCTGATCGTTCGGATAATTTTGATGGTATGTTTCAAATTCCAACAATTGAGGAAATCATCGCCTTGGCAAAATCAAGAAAAACAATAAATGGTAATGATGTAGGTCTTTATCCAGAAATGAAGCATCCATATTTTCATAATGAAATGGGTTTTGCAATTGAGGATGCATTATTAACGGTCTTGTCTAGAGCTGGAATGAACTCGTATGAGTCACCTGTGTTCGTGCAGTGTTTTGAAGTTGCTCCATTGCAGTATATCAATTCAAAGTCTGATGTTAAATTGGTGCAGCTAATTTCAACTTATAATGTAAATGCGGATGGGACTTTAGATTTTAATGTACCAGAAGGCGATTTCATTTCTTACGCAGCACCATTTGATTTTTATGCTAATGGAGATGACAGAACATATGAGTATTTTTCTACGGATGCAGGTATGCGTTTCGTATCATCTTATGCAGAAGGCATTGGTCCGTGGAAACCTTTTGTTATTTCTTTTACCAAGGATGAAAGTGGAACTATCGCGGTGCTGCCAAAAACCGACTTTGTAGTTTTGGCTCACAAGTATGAGTTGCAGGTGCATCCTTATACTTTTAGAAATGAAGATGAGAAATGGAGTAATGGTAATCCAGAAGCTGAGTATCACCTTTTCTTTGATGCAGGTGTGGATGGTGTTTTTACTGATTATACGGATGATGCTGTAAATGCCATACATACGTGGGAGGGAGCTAAGAAAAAGTAA
- a CDS encoding calcium/sodium antiporter: MQNLLFIVLGLILLIAGGNWLLKSAVALSLRLNIPKIVIGMTVVSFATSAPELIVSIKAALDGFPDLALGNVVGSNIANLGLVLGVTVLLGAIDVRKTFYTTDWPVMMAASLLFFSFLFFDGELQQYEGVIMVVALFTFLVYLLRFQKQAVVDEAPEDDEPLPLYKLVLFLGLGGTALWGGSELLINGAVGLATLYGVSERIIAVTVVSVGTSIPELAASVIAVIKKEKAISLGNLIGSNIFNLLAVLGITSIITPIKVVDEGLLSNDIFWMLGISFLILPLVFIPKGLRLGWRDGIILLGIYVAFVYLTVT, encoded by the coding sequence ATGCAGAACCTTCTTTTTATTGTTTTGGGCCTAATTCTTTTAATTGCAGGCGGTAATTGGCTTTTGAAATCGGCCGTTGCGCTTTCTCTCAGGTTAAATATCCCTAAAATAGTTATTGGTATGACGGTGGTGTCGTTTGCTACCTCTGCTCCGGAATTAATTGTAAGCATAAAAGCTGCTTTAGACGGTTTTCCAGATTTGGCATTGGGAAATGTAGTTGGGTCAAATATTGCAAACCTTGGTTTGGTATTGGGGGTAACAGTTCTTTTGGGAGCCATAGATGTGCGTAAAACTTTTTATACTACAGATTGGCCGGTTATGATGGCTGCCTCTTTGCTTTTCTTTTCTTTTCTTTTCTTTGATGGTGAGTTGCAACAGTATGAAGGTGTTATTATGGTAGTGGCCTTATTTACTTTTTTGGTCTATCTGCTTCGTTTTCAAAAACAAGCCGTTGTAGATGAAGCTCCTGAAGATGATGAACCTTTGCCATTGTATAAATTAGTATTGTTTTTAGGTCTTGGTGGTACGGCCCTTTGGGGTGGTTCAGAATTACTGATAAATGGAGCTGTAGGTTTAGCTACACTATATGGTGTTAGTGAGCGTATAATTGCTGTGACCGTGGTTTCGGTAGGTACGAGTATACCAGAATTGGCTGCATCTGTAATTGCAGTAATTAAAAAGGAGAAAGCTATTTCTCTCGGTAATTTAATTGGTTCTAACATTTTTAATTTATTGGCAGTTCTAGGTATTACATCTATTATTACACCTATTAAAGTGGTAGATGAGGGGTTGTTGAGTAACGATATTTTTTGGATGTTGGGTATTTCTTTTCTTATACTTCCTCTTGTGTTTATTCCTAAAGGTCTTCGTTTAGGTTGGCGAGATGGTATTATTCTATTGGGTATTTATGTCGCTTTTGTTTATTTGACAGTGACTTAG
- a CDS encoding adenine phosphoribosyltransferase, which yields MDLKTFIRDIDNFPKEGVVFKDITPLLANAQAMQYTLDKLLEMVGDVSIDKVVGMESRGFFFAPLLAQKLNAGFVPVRKPNKLPAAKTSQTYDLEYGTDTLEIHSDAILAGEKVLVHDDVLATGGTAKATCDLIKRLGGEIVQCNFLIELDFLNGSHKLGDIPTRALLNY from the coding sequence ATGGATTTAAAAACCTTTATTAGAGATATTGACAATTTCCCGAAGGAAGGAGTCGTCTTTAAAGATATAACTCCGCTGTTGGCAAATGCCCAAGCTATGCAATATACATTGGATAAACTTCTTGAAATGGTGGGTGATGTTTCTATAGATAAAGTAGTAGGAATGGAAAGCCGCGGATTTTTTTTCGCACCTCTTTTGGCGCAAAAACTAAATGCCGGATTTGTTCCTGTACGTAAGCCAAACAAATTACCTGCAGCAAAAACCAGTCAGACTTATGATTTGGAATACGGTACCGATACCTTAGAGATTCATAGCGATGCAATTCTCGCTGGCGAAAAAGTACTGGTTCATGATGATGTGCTGGCTACAGGTGGCACAGCAAAAGCTACATGCGATTTAATAAAGCGTCTGGGTGGTGAAATAGTTCAGTGTAATTTTTTAATTGAACTCGACTTTTTAAACGGAAGCCATAAATTAGGTGATATTCCTACAAGAGCTCTTTTGAATTATTAG
- a CDS encoding YeeE/YedE family protein: MNSILQPWPWYVSGPLITLVMVFLIYFGKTFGMSSNLRTFCSIGGAGKYYDFFKFDWKAQRWNLTVVLGAIIGGFIAVTFLSDGSAIDLNPQTVLDLKEMGFENAGETLLPGEIYDWSNALSLKGLTLLIVAGFLVGFGTRYAGGCTSGHAITGLSNLQLPSLIAVIGFFVGGLIMTHFLLPLIF; this comes from the coding sequence ATGAACAGCATACTTCAACCCTGGCCATGGTACGTTTCTGGCCCATTGATTACATTAGTTATGGTTTTTCTAATCTATTTTGGAAAAACTTTTGGCATGTCTTCAAATCTAAGAACGTTTTGTAGTATTGGTGGAGCAGGAAAATACTATGATTTTTTCAAGTTTGATTGGAAAGCGCAACGCTGGAATCTTACTGTAGTACTTGGTGCAATTATTGGAGGATTTATTGCCGTTACGTTTCTTTCTGACGGTTCTGCAATAGACCTTAACCCACAGACCGTACTAGACTTAAAAGAAATGGGCTTTGAAAACGCAGGAGAGACCTTACTACCAGGAGAAATTTACGATTGGAGCAATGCGCTATCTCTAAAAGGGTTAACCCTATTAATAGTTGCAGGATTTCTTGTCGGTTTCGGTACGCGCTATGCAGGCGGATGCACTTCCGGTCATGCTATAACAGGATTGAGCAACTTACAATTACCTTCTTTAATAGCCGTAATTGGTTTTTTCGTTGGTGGACTTATAATGACACACTTCTTACTCCCCTTAATTTTTTAA
- a CDS encoding DUF6691 family protein: MKFLKFLFVGIFFGIVLIKSEAVSWYRIYEMFKFQSFHMYGIIGSAVVLGAISIWAIKKFRVKSIEGNEIDLPSKDKSFVRYILGGTIFGLGWALAGACPGPMYILLGTGVFSMLIVIAAATLGTFVYGLLRNKLPH, from the coding sequence ATGAAATTTCTAAAATTCTTATTCGTAGGTATATTTTTTGGTATTGTACTCATTAAATCAGAAGCGGTTTCTTGGTATAGAATATACGAAATGTTCAAATTTCAATCGTTTCATATGTACGGTATAATTGGCTCCGCAGTAGTGCTGGGCGCTATCTCTATATGGGCAATTAAAAAGTTTAGAGTAAAAAGCATTGAAGGTAATGAAATTGACCTTCCTTCAAAAGATAAAAGTTTTGTTCGCTATATATTAGGAGGAACTATTTTTGGTTTAGGATGGGCGCTAGCAGGTGCTTGCCCAGGACCAATGTATATTTTGTTGGGAACAGGTGTTTTTAGCATGCTTATAGTAATAGCAGCGGCTACTTTAGGTACTTTTGTTTACGGGTTGCTCAGAAATAAGCTACCCCATTAA
- a CDS encoding ATP-dependent Clp protease adaptor ClpS, with protein MSFKEKVSEELLLEEEVVKQNEIVVFNDDVNTFDHVIETLVDVCDHTPVQAEQCSLIVHYNGKCTVKTGEYKDLEPRCGKLLEAGLSAEIV; from the coding sequence ATGAGTTTCAAAGAAAAAGTATCGGAAGAGCTACTGTTAGAGGAAGAAGTAGTAAAACAAAACGAAATTGTTGTTTTTAACGATGATGTAAATACTTTTGACCATGTTATAGAAACCTTGGTTGATGTATGTGATCATACACCCGTTCAAGCAGAACAATGTTCGCTAATTGTTCATTATAATGGTAAGTGTACTGTAAAAACAGGCGAGTATAAAGACTTAGAGCCCCGTTGCGGTAAATTACTTGAAGCAGGACTGAGTGCAGAAATCGTTTAG